A single window of Psychrobacter raelei DNA harbors:
- the yidC gene encoding membrane protein insertase YidC yields MQKILRVLIIIAMLITAYLLVLAWQKDYANVPATSADAVTPSVSTSTTGADIPTTAGASDIPAATATDIPSSKADSESTEAKAGTLINVTTDRYQVKIDPVGGDVVYAALRDYNAKLHSDNSFVLLEDSGQRVYVAQSGLIGPNGIDTASGRAKYSYQSDNYVMQPGQKTLTVPLTYKQDGVTITKSFTFTQGKYPIRVNYNINNTGTQPWNGQVFAQLKRDSSKDPGMSDKGALSMATYLGGAWGTPDDDYNKLKFKDFNDGELTAASDKGWVGIVQHYFVSAWTPNNFTGQFFSREKAGDHFIGMNSEPIVVPANKQKDVTATLYAGPKDQESLIEVAPGLNKTVDYGFLWPISKVLFAILEGIHKVIGNWGWSIIALTLLVKIALMWFSNKSYYSMAKMRAIAPRLQALKEEHGDDRMKMSQEMMAIYKEEQVNPMAGCLPILLQMPIFLALYWVLVESVELRHAPWILWIQDLSAMDPWFILPMLMGASMFAQQMFSPQPTDPMQAKVMKFLPIIFTLFMLFFPAGLVLYWTVNNLFTMGQQYIVNKKVEREQREKAAKMAS; encoded by the coding sequence ATGCAAAAGATACTACGGGTGCTCATCATCATTGCGATGCTGATTACCGCATATTTGTTGGTGCTTGCTTGGCAGAAGGACTATGCCAATGTGCCAGCCACATCAGCAGACGCAGTAACCCCTTCTGTATCCACTTCCACCACGGGGGCCGATATTCCGACCACAGCTGGTGCTAGTGATATACCTGCAGCCACGGCAACTGATATCCCGTCAAGCAAAGCGGATAGCGAGAGTACAGAAGCCAAAGCGGGAACGCTTATCAATGTCACCACAGACCGTTATCAAGTTAAGATTGATCCGGTAGGTGGCGATGTGGTGTACGCAGCATTGCGTGACTATAATGCTAAATTACACAGCGATAATTCGTTTGTTTTATTAGAAGACTCAGGTCAACGTGTGTATGTGGCTCAGTCAGGTTTGATTGGTCCTAATGGTATCGATACTGCTTCTGGCCGTGCAAAATACAGCTATCAGTCTGATAATTATGTAATGCAGCCCGGTCAAAAGACGTTAACCGTACCGCTGACTTACAAACAAGATGGCGTGACCATTACTAAGAGCTTTACCTTCACCCAAGGCAAGTATCCTATCCGTGTTAATTATAATATTAATAACACAGGTACTCAGCCATGGAATGGTCAAGTCTTTGCTCAATTAAAACGTGATAGCAGTAAAGATCCTGGTATGTCTGATAAAGGTGCCTTAAGCATGGCGACCTATCTGGGCGGTGCTTGGGGTACACCAGATGATGATTACAACAAGCTTAAGTTCAAAGACTTCAATGATGGTGAGCTAACAGCAGCCAGCGATAAAGGTTGGGTGGGTATTGTTCAGCATTACTTCGTATCAGCTTGGACCCCGAATAACTTTACAGGTCAGTTCTTCAGCCGTGAAAAAGCAGGCGATCATTTCATCGGTATGAACAGTGAGCCCATCGTTGTTCCTGCCAATAAGCAAAAAGACGTTACGGCAACCTTATATGCGGGTCCAAAAGATCAAGAATCATTGATTGAAGTGGCACCCGGCTTGAACAAAACTGTGGATTATGGCTTCTTATGGCCCATCTCAAAAGTGTTGTTCGCTATCTTAGAAGGCATTCACAAAGTCATAGGCAACTGGGGTTGGTCAATTATTGCCCTAACCTTGTTGGTCAAGATTGCGCTTATGTGGTTCTCAAATAAGAGCTACTATTCGATGGCTAAGATGCGTGCTATTGCTCCGCGTCTGCAAGCCTTAAAAGAAGAGCACGGCGATGACCGTATGAAGATGTCACAAGAGATGATGGCCATCTACAAAGAAGAGCAAGTTAACCCAATGGCGGGCTGTTTGCCAATCTTGTTACAGATGCCTATTTTCTTAGCCTTGTACTGGGTATTGGTTGAGAGTGTTGAGCTACGTCATGCGCCTTGGATCTTATGGATTCAAGACTTATCAGCGATGGATCCTTGGTTCATTTTACCTATGTTGATGGGTGCCAGTATGTTCGCGCAGCAGATGTTCAGTCCGCAGCCGACAGATCCTATGCAGGCTAAGGTGATGAAGTTCTTACCGATTATTTTCACGCTATTCATGCTATTCTTCCCAGCAGGCTTGGTATTGTACTGGACTGTGAATAACCTGTTCACTATGGGTCAGCAGTATATCGTGAACAAAAAAGTAGAACGTGAGCAAAGAGAAAAAGCGGCCAAAATGGCAAGCTAA
- the nrdR gene encoding transcriptional regulator NrdR, with protein MQCPYCNADDTKVIDSRLAAEGAQVRRRRQCNQCQERFTTFEVVEVVMPRIIKSNGRIEPYDSQKLKRSIQLPLQKRPVTLDEQEAMISRIEKRIRQLGEREISSKGLGEVVMSELKELDDVAYVRFASVYRDFQDIEAFRQELQNIRPVDDQ; from the coding sequence ATGCAGTGTCCCTATTGTAATGCAGATGACACCAAGGTTATTGATTCACGCTTAGCGGCTGAAGGTGCTCAGGTGCGCCGTCGCCGCCAGTGCAATCAGTGTCAAGAACGCTTTACGACCTTTGAGGTAGTAGAGGTGGTGATGCCACGAATTATCAAGTCTAACGGGCGTATTGAGCCTTATGACTCCCAAAAACTAAAACGATCTATCCAATTACCACTGCAAAAAAGACCGGTAACCTTGGATGAGCAAGAAGCGATGATTAGCCGTATTGAGAAGCGCATTCGTCAATTGGGCGAGCGTGAGATTAGCAGTAAAGGCTTGGGTGAAGTGGTAATGAGTGAACTCAAAGAGCTTGATGACGTCGCTTATGTGCGCTTTGCCAGTGTGTATCGAGACTTTCAAGACATAGAAGCCTTTCGCCAAGAGTTACAAAATATTCGTCCAGTCGATGACCAATAG
- the mnmE gene encoding tRNA uridine-5-carboxymethylaminomethyl(34) synthesis GTPase MnmE codes for MTHTTTIAAIATPVGRGGVGIIRLSGPKAYAIACALTGKESFTPRLASFCRFYDANNNVLDEGLVLYFKAPHSFTGEDVIELQGHGGMILQNQLLARVFELGAHQAQAGEFSYRAFDNDKLDLLQAEAIADAIDATSAAAASSAIRSLTGAFSNKINEVLEALIELRLYVEASIDFPDEEDVDFLSDGVIEGKLQRIQQQLTTILSTAQQGQLLRDGVHVVLAGRPNAGKSSLLNSLAGQERAIVTDVAGTTRDTLQETIVLKGLTIHLTDTAGLRDTTDAVERIGIERARTAINQADLLLLVYDLSQEVDPLKLASELFGEGIDGTPNFDPSKLLLIGNKRDLVEDKGESANKLADKADILGYEQVNVSCETSQGIPELIASLCDKVGFHPPENSLIARTRHLDALRRTQQHVDEAHQQLVIYQAGELVAESLRQGQYSLGEITGEFSADDLLGRIFGSFCIGK; via the coding sequence ATGACACACACCACCACCATTGCTGCCATCGCCACCCCTGTCGGTCGCGGCGGCGTAGGGATTATTCGACTGTCAGGCCCCAAAGCTTATGCCATTGCCTGTGCACTGACCGGTAAGGAGAGTTTTACGCCTCGTTTGGCCAGTTTTTGCCGTTTTTACGATGCCAATAACAATGTGCTAGATGAAGGCCTGGTCTTGTACTTTAAAGCGCCGCATTCGTTCACAGGTGAGGACGTTATCGAGCTGCAGGGTCATGGTGGCATGATATTGCAAAACCAGCTGTTAGCGCGCGTATTTGAGCTTGGTGCGCATCAAGCTCAAGCAGGTGAATTCTCCTACCGTGCCTTTGATAATGACAAACTAGACTTGCTACAAGCAGAGGCCATTGCTGATGCCATTGATGCCACCAGTGCTGCTGCTGCCAGTAGTGCTATCCGCTCTTTAACCGGCGCTTTCTCTAACAAGATTAATGAGGTATTAGAGGCGTTAATTGAGCTGCGTTTGTATGTCGAAGCTTCCATCGACTTTCCTGATGAAGAGGATGTGGACTTCTTAAGCGATGGGGTTATTGAGGGCAAGTTACAGCGCATACAGCAGCAGTTAACCACCATCTTATCCACAGCCCAACAAGGTCAGCTTTTGCGCGATGGGGTGCACGTGGTATTGGCCGGTCGCCCCAATGCGGGTAAATCAAGCCTGCTAAACAGCTTAGCAGGTCAAGAGCGTGCTATTGTCACCGATGTGGCCGGCACCACGCGTGACACGTTGCAAGAAACCATAGTGCTCAAGGGGCTGACCATTCATTTGACTGATACCGCAGGTCTGCGTGACACCACAGATGCTGTAGAGCGTATAGGTATCGAAAGAGCTCGTACCGCTATCAATCAAGCGGATTTGCTGTTGTTAGTGTATGATTTATCTCAAGAAGTTGACCCCTTAAAACTGGCTTCAGAACTGTTTGGAGAAGGTATAGATGGCACCCCAAACTTTGATCCTAGTAAGCTGCTGCTTATTGGTAATAAGCGCGATTTAGTTGAAGATAAGGGTGAGAGTGCCAATAAGTTGGCAGATAAGGCAGATATTTTAGGGTATGAGCAGGTTAATGTTTCATGTGAAACCTCACAAGGTATCCCAGAATTAATCGCTAGTTTGTGCGATAAAGTCGGCTTTCATCCCCCCGAAAACAGCCTAATTGCCCGCACCCGTCACCTAGATGCTTTGCGCCGTACACAGCAGCATGTGGATGAAGCACATCAACAATTGGTGATATATCAAGCAGGCGAATTGGTGGCTGAAAGCCTACGTCAAGGTCAGTATAGCTTAGGTGAGATTACTGGTGAATTTAGTGCAGATGACTTATTGGGTCGTATCTTTGGCAGCTTTTGTATCGGTAAATAA